The DNA region GTCGGCCTGCATTTGAGAAAGATTGGTAATGGTAGTAATCAATGGGAAACCTTCGTAACGATTGTTTATCCATGGTTGTGTACCTTCTCCGTCTTTTAACTTTTGTTCAGAAGTATCAAAGCGTGTATTTACTTTCGCTGTGATTTCTTCATAACCATCTCCTAAAAGAGTAGTTACTTCGTTACGATAGTTATTTATCTTATCCAAAAACGCTTGTCCAGCTTCGGTAAGTTTTTCTCCTTTAAAGAAAAATTCATTACCTGCATTTTCGCTGTCCATAGTTTCGTAATTGGTTGGATCTTCAACACCTGCTGTTAACTCTTCCTTCATTTTTTCAAGATGAGCATTAAAGTCTAAAGATAAAGCTTGTACTTTCTGAGCATTTGTATTATGGTCTGCATACTTCTCTGGTTGATCGGCTGCTTTCGTAGCCAAATTCGCATAAGTAGCTGCATTTTGTTGTTCCGCTGACACGTTAGATGCTGTCAGTTTTTCGTTCATGAAACCAAAAGCAGATAAAACTTGTTTTGACATATTCATTGCTAACATTGCAATAAATACCAAATACATTAAGTTAATCATTTTCTGCCTTGGTGATAGTTTGCCTCCTGCCATTTTTTCTAATTAGTTTTAGTTAATAGTTGGGTTAAATTACTTTTTAATCTACTAATTAGTTTCTGTTTGACATAGCAGACAACATACCTCCGTACACACCATTTAATGATGATAGGTTTGTAGCTAAAGATTCCATTTGATCTTTAAGTCTTACTGTATTTTCAGCAACAGCTTCACTTAATTGAGATTGTTTTTCAGCACTTTCGTATTGTACTTTATACAAACTGTTCAACGATTCCATATTAGAAGCAGCTAATGTTAATTGCTCACTATATTTGCTTGTTGCAGCAACAGAATTTGCAGCTGGTGCAATATTCTCAGCAGCACCGGCAAAATTTTGGATGCTTGTAGATAATCTGTCCATTTTTTCAGAATCAAGATTTGCTTCAGCTAACATTGTATCTAATTTATCAGATAACATGCTTTCAGCATCTCCTTTACCAACGGCACGGTCAGAACCTTCGCCACCTGCTAATTCAGGGTATACCAATGACCAGTCTAAGTCTTCATCAACAGGTTCAAAAGCCGATAGGAAGAAAATAAATGCTTCCGTTACCAGACCAATAGTTAACATTACACCACCAGTTAGTGGTCCTATACTAAAGTGTAAGATTTTGAATAATGCTCCTATTAATACAATTGAAGCTCCAAGGCCGTAGGCCATGTTCATTAATTTTTTCTTTTTAAGTGATTGTGCCATAATTTTTCTTTTTTCGGGTTAATTTTAATTAATAATTTTTAGTTGGTTTATTTTAACGTTGTTTATTGTTAATTATTATTGTCAACGGAATTTGTTATCAAACTTTTATCAACAATTTCTTTTTGGGTGTTATTTAACGCCCATGTAATCTTGTACTGTTCTAAAGCCAATGTAACTTCTTGCAGAATCTCCATATTCATAATCCCTGGTACTTACTTCTAAGAAATAAGCTACATCTTTCCAAGATCCTCCACGAATTACTTTTCTTTGATTATTACTGTCATTTACATTAGGATTCATTGTAGAACCTAAGTAATAAGAAGCAGGGTCATAAGCTGTATCGGTCCATTCAGAAACGTTACCGGCCATATTGTACAGTCCGTAATCGTTAGGTGTAAAAGACTTAGCTTCCATTGTGTATAAAGCTCCATCGGCAGCATAATCTCCTCTTTGTGGTTTAAAGTTTGCCATAAAACAACCTCTATCGGTTACAGTATAAGGACCACCCCAAGGGTATTTTGCATATTCTAAACCTCCACGAGCAGCAAATTCCCACTCGGTTTCAGTTGGTAGTCTAAAGTTAGGTACTTTACCACCACCTTTTTTATTAGCTAAAAATCTATTTTTCTTTTGAGTTCTGAAATCGCAAAAGCCTTTAGCTTGTTCCCAAGTTACACCAACAACTGGATAATCATTATAAGCTTGATGCCAGAAATAATCTTGGTGCATAGGATCATTATATGAATAGTTGAAATCTCTTACCCAAACTGTTGTGTCAGGATAGATTTCTACCGTATTTTTCTTAATAAAGTCTTTTCTATTACTACTGTTTCTTGCAGCACCTTCCCTATCAAAAGTATAATATAGGTATTGTAATTTTTTAGTATCGATAATCCTTCTACCGTCAAATACTTCCGTAATTGGTAAATACAAACTATCCATTGCTTCAGCATAACTTGCATCAGGATATTCAGCTACGTTCCAAACCAATTCAGGTTCCCAGTTTAAGGCTTTACCTTCTGTTGGAGAATTTAAATCACCTAGACTACCATAATTGTCCATCATATATTTATAATATACATTGGCGGTAGTATCAGGTTCTGCAAATTTGTATTTTTGAATACCATCTTCGTTACCACTAGATGGAGCTGCATCTAAATCGGCACTAGCCGCACCAAAACCTTGTTCCTCGGCAAGAATTGCTAATTGTGTTCTTACAATTGAATCTCTAACCCAAACTACAAACTCTCTATATTCAGCATTTGTAATTTCAGTTTCGTCCATATAAAATGGTCTTACGGTTACGGTTCTAGATGGTGTATTTAATGCACCAGCAATATCCTCATCAGTTTTACCCATAGTAAAAGCACCACCTGGAATTAATGTCATTCCTAATGGTTTTTCAGGGAAAAATTTCTTTTTAGACCTAACACCAGTTAACTCTCCTCTGTCGCTAGATCCACAACTGGTTGCAAAAGCAAATACAGCAAGTAAAAAATAAACGGTTACTTTTCTCATAAATGTAAATTTAGTATCCCTTTTAGGGGAAAAATACTATTTGTTTTATTAAAACTATTTTGATAAAAAACAATTTTTGATTTCGTAGAATCACTTTAAGAACGCAGAAAAAATATTTTTAGTGTGTAACTAATTTAATTTTCTAAAAGTTTTCCACCATCTTTCGGGAATAACTTGATTTCCTGCTCTTAAATAATCTTGATACGTACATGGTATTAACGTATGCTTTGTAGTTTTATTATTTGGATGTTCAACTTCCATCCACCATCTGTCACTTTTATTACTTTTAAAGAAATTTATGGTAGTATCTTCTATTGGAACTATGTATTTTTTGTAGTCTTTTTTTGAAGTAAAAGGATACTCATTGGTTCTGAAATTATAACCTTCAATAAAATACCAAATCATTTGGGCAATTAAATGTGCGGTTTGGTCTTTTTCATCTAGTTTTGCATTATATTCGTAAATACCAAAAGAAGAAACTTTATCACTAATACCTGCATATCTAGAAATTGCACAAATGGTTTCACCATAAAACCCATTAGGTACGGCATTGTTATTTGCTGGTGCTTCTGCTCTTCTTATAGCACCAATATCAATACTTACCACATCGGTATCTCGGAAAACAGGTTCAACTATTTTTACATCATTGGCAATTTCTCCCAACCTGTAAACATCAAAGTATAACTTTTCTAGTAAATCAATTTCCTCTTGCGAGTTAAAATACGTCTGATAACCTATATTGCTGTAATTAAAAAGATTACTTGGCTTGTCTAAGATTATTTTATTTAAAAAAGAAGTTGACGATACTTCATCTTCAATATGTCCTAAATCAAATTTGGTGTCAACCGTAGTTAGGTTTACGGTTTGTTCCAAACTATCATAGGCACGGTAGTTGGCATAAGTCAGATCTTGGCCACCACCTATTATTATAGGTATAATATTGTTTTTAACTAAATAAACTATTATTTCTTGCAGAGCAAAATAAGAATCCTCTTCTTCTTCACCTTGCGGGATGTTGCCCAAGTCAACGATATTAGAAAACCAATTGCCCGGAAATAGCTGATATAAATATTTGCGTATAACACTAAAATCCTTTCCAGCACCATGATTATCTTCTGCCCTTCTACCTTCTTCCACACCAATAATGGCAATATGTACTCCTTTTAATTCGGGAAGTCCATTTTGTTTTGAGTGAATGGAAATTCTTTTTCCCAAAGATTGATTGGGTAATAATGCCGAATGTGCCACAACGGCTTCTTCAACAGGATTTAAGAATTCAAAACTCATAGCTTAAGCAATTATTGACGTTTATTTCTTTTTTGCAGTTTTTTTCCTGGTTTTTTTCTTTGGCGTCTTCTTTTCTATAATTTCTTGAACTTCTTCCAAAGTCAATTTTTCAGCCTTAGTGGTTTTGGGCAATTCAATTTTTAATTTGCCTTTTATAATATTGAATCTACCCCATCGTGCTTTTTCAACACGTATGCCTTCTTCTTCCCAATGGTGAATTACTTTTTCTTTTTCCTTTTTTCTTTTATCCTCGATAAGCTCTTCAATATCAGATTGTGAAAGGTTGTCAAAATCGTATTTTTTGTTTACGTTGATAAACATCCCATCGTATTTAATAAAAGGTCCAAACCTACCTACACCTTTTTGAACAGGAAGTTCTTTGTAATGAGCAATTGGAGCATCCGCTTTTTGCTTAGCTTTAATTAGTTCTATAGCCCTGTCCATATCAACCGACATAGGATTTTCACCTATGTCCAATGAAATGAATTTTTTGCCAAACTTTACATACGGGCCAAACCTACCATTATTAACTATAATTTCTTCACCTTCAAAATCACCTAATGTTTTGGGTAATTTAAAAAGATCCATGGCTTCTTCATAAGTAACCGTTTCTATAGTTTGACTTCCTTGTAAGCTGGCAAATTTGGGTTTTTCTTCATCGGTTACCTTACCAATTTGTACCATAGCACCAAATCTACCTAAACGTGCATATACGTTTTTGCCAGACTCTGGGTCAACACCCAGAAGACGTTCTCCTTTGGCTCTTTCTGCATTTTCTGAAACATCTTCAACTCTTGGATGGAATTTGGTATAAAAATCTTTAATCATTGATGTCCAATCTTCCTTTCCAGCGGCAATGTCATCAAACTCTTCCTCAACTTTTGCCGTAAAACCAAAGTCCAAAACGGTCTTAAAATGTTCAACTAAAAAATCATTTACAATTTTACCGATATCCGTAGGTACTAATTTACCCTTATCAGAACCTACTTTTTCGGTCAATTCCTTTTCGGATAAGTTACCATTCTTAAGTTTTAACTCGGTATATTTTCTTTCCACACCATCAATTGTACCTTTAACTATATATTCTCTGCGTTGTATTGTAGAAATAGTCGGTGCATATGTGGAAGGACGACCTATACCTAATTCCTCCAATTGTTTTACCAAAGAGGCCTCTGTAAATCTCCCTGGAGGTCTTGTGTAACGCTCAGTGGCTGTAATAAAATTGTTCTCTAGTTTTTCACTAACAGCTAGTTTAGGTAACATACCCTCTTGTTCTTCATCTTCATTGTCAGTGCCTTCTAAATAAACTTTTAAAAATCCATCAAACGTTATAACCTGACCATTGGCTGTTAAAATTTCTTTGTTGTTAGAATTACTAATTTTTACATTGGTTCTTTCTAATTGAGCCTCGCTCATTTGAGATGCCAATGTTCTTTTCCAAATTAAGCTGTACAACCTATCCTCATCCCTGCCTATTGAAACTCCGTGTTTGCTCATGTCCGTAGGTCTGATGGCCTCGTGAGCTTCTTGAGCACCTTTTGCTTTCGATTTAAAATTTCTTGGTTTGCTGTATTTTTCACCATAAGAAGATGTAATCTCTTCTTGTGCCGCTTTTTTAGCATCTTCAGATAAATTAACACTATCTGTTCTCATATAAGTTATGAGACCCGCTTCATATAAACGTTGAGCCATAATCATTGTTTTGGCTACTGGAAAATATAGTTTGCGTGAAGCTTCTTGTTGCAATGTTGAGGTTGTAAACGGAGCCGCAGGAGATTTCTTAGCGGGCTTTGTTTGTAAGTCGGCAACTTTAAAATCAGCACCTACACAAGAATCTAAAAATTGTTCGGCAGCTTCTCTGGTTTCAAAATTCTTAGGTAGCTTAGCTTTAAAAGTTTTTCCTTCTTGGTTACTAAATTCAGCATCAATCCTATAAGATGCTACAGGAGTGAAATTCTCAATCTCACGCTCACGTTCCACAATTAAACGTACTGCAACGGATTGTACTCTACCTGCAGATAAGCCACCTTTTACCTTACGCCATAAAACAGGCGAAAGCTCATAACCTACTAATCTATCTAGAACTCTACGTGCTTGTTGTGCATTTACTAAATTGTAGTTTATACTTCGTGGATTTTCAACTGCTTTTAAAATGGCATTTTTTGTAATTTCATGAAAAACAATACGCTTAGTGTTGTCTTTATCAAGCTTCAATTGCTCAAATAAATGCCAAGCAATTGCTTCTCCTTCACGGTCTTCATCACTTGCTAACCAAACGGTATCTACTTTTTTGGCAATATCTTTTAATTTTTTAACTACTGCTTTCTTGTCAGATGACACAATGTAATCTGGGCTAAAATCCCCCTCTACATTAACCCCTAATTCTTTTGAAGGTAAGTCGGCTATATGACCATAACTCGATTCGACTTGAAAATCTTTACCTAAAAATTTTTCGATGGTTTTTGCTTTTGCAGGTGACTCAACAATTACTAAATTTTTTGCCATATAATTCAATTCAGAGTTAAATTTTCAAAATAGAATATTGTATTAAACCAATAAAACATATACAATTTTGAAAGTGCAAAAGTATGTAGAATTTTTTAATATTGATTTTTTTAATAAAGTTATCGGTTGTTTTTTGCTGTTTTACGGTTGTTAATTTTCTGCCAAAATGGCATATAGTTTCGTTATTGGTTGTATATTTGCAGTCCAATTTTTGCAAGATGAGTGTAGAAAAAATTATAGAAGAAGATAAACAAGGTCAATCCTTAGTTATGGATGCAGTTAAAGGCAATCGTAAAAAACTTTTTATAGAAAGTTATGGTTGTCAGATGAATATGAGCGATAGCGAAATTGTAGCTTCTATTTTGGCTAAAGAAGGTTTTAACACCACACAACAATTAGAAGAAGCCGACTTGGTTTTGGTTAACACATGTTCCATACGTGATAATGCTGAGCAAACCGTCAGAAAACGTTTACAGTACTATAATTCAGTTAAACGTAAAAATCCATCTATGAAAGTTGGAGTATTGGGCTGCATGGCAGAACGCTTAAAATCAAAATTTTTAGAAGAAGAAAAAATTGTCGATTTGGTGGTCGGACCAGATGCGTATAGAGATTTGCCTAATTTGGTTGAAGAAGTAGAAGCCGGTAGAGAGGCTATTAATGTTATCTTGTCCAAGGAAGAAACTTATGCTGATGTTTCCCCAGTTCGATTGCAATCCAATGGAGTTTCAGCTTTTGTATCAATTACCAGAGGATGTGACAATATGTGTACGTTTTGTGTAGTACCTTTTACTAGAGGTAGAGAACGTAGCCGCGATCCGAAAAGTATAATTGAAGAGATCCGTGATTTGAACAAAAAGAATTTTAAAGAGATTACACTACTTGGTCAGAACGTAGATAGTTATTTATGGTACGGTGGCGGATTGAAAAAAGATTTTAAAAAAGCATCTGAGATTGCCCAAAGTACAGCAGTTGATTTTGCTCAACTGTTAGATTTATGTGCTACTGAATTTCCAAAAATGCGATTTCGATTTTCTACATCTAATCCTCAAGATATGAGTTTAGAAGTGTTGCATGTTATGGCAAAACATCAAAATATCTGTAAATACATTCACTTGCCCGTACAATCAGGAAGTACGCGAATTTTAGAAAGAATGAATCGTCAACATACCCGAGAAGAGTATATGGAGTTAGTGGATAATATCCACA from Aureibaculum sp. 2308TA14-22 includes:
- the topA gene encoding type I DNA topoisomerase, giving the protein MAKNLVIVESPAKAKTIEKFLGKDFQVESSYGHIADLPSKELGVNVEGDFSPDYIVSSDKKAVVKKLKDIAKKVDTVWLASDEDREGEAIAWHLFEQLKLDKDNTKRIVFHEITKNAILKAVENPRSINYNLVNAQQARRVLDRLVGYELSPVLWRKVKGGLSAGRVQSVAVRLIVEREREIENFTPVASYRIDAEFSNQEGKTFKAKLPKNFETREAAEQFLDSCVGADFKVADLQTKPAKKSPAAPFTTSTLQQEASRKLYFPVAKTMIMAQRLYEAGLITYMRTDSVNLSEDAKKAAQEEITSSYGEKYSKPRNFKSKAKGAQEAHEAIRPTDMSKHGVSIGRDEDRLYSLIWKRTLASQMSEAQLERTNVKISNSNNKEILTANGQVITFDGFLKVYLEGTDNEDEEQEGMLPKLAVSEKLENNFITATERYTRPPGRFTEASLVKQLEELGIGRPSTYAPTISTIQRREYIVKGTIDGVERKYTELKLKNGNLSEKELTEKVGSDKGKLVPTDIGKIVNDFLVEHFKTVLDFGFTAKVEEEFDDIAAGKEDWTSMIKDFYTKFHPRVEDVSENAERAKGERLLGVDPESGKNVYARLGRFGAMVQIGKVTDEEKPKFASLQGSQTIETVTYEEAMDLFKLPKTLGDFEGEEIIVNNGRFGPYVKFGKKFISLDIGENPMSVDMDRAIELIKAKQKADAPIAHYKELPVQKGVGRFGPFIKYDGMFINVNKKYDFDNLSQSDIEELIEDKRKKEKEKVIHHWEEEGIRVEKARWGRFNIIKGKLKIELPKTTKAEKLTLEEVQEIIEKKTPKKKTRKKTAKKK
- the porL gene encoding type IX secretion system motor protein PorL/GldL, giving the protein MAQSLKKKKLMNMAYGLGASIVLIGALFKILHFSIGPLTGGVMLTIGLVTEAFIFFLSAFEPVDEDLDWSLVYPELAGGEGSDRAVGKGDAESMLSDKLDTMLAEANLDSEKMDRLSTSIQNFAGAAENIAPAANSVAATSKYSEQLTLAASNMESLNSLYKVQYESAEKQSQLSEAVAENTVRLKDQMESLATNLSSLNGVYGGMLSAMSNRN
- the porK gene encoding T9SS ring complex lipoprotein PorK/GldK is translated as MRKVTVYFLLAVFAFATSCGSSDRGELTGVRSKKKFFPEKPLGMTLIPGGAFTMGKTDEDIAGALNTPSRTVTVRPFYMDETEITNAEYREFVVWVRDSIVRTQLAILAEEQGFGAASADLDAAPSSGNEDGIQKYKFAEPDTTANVYYKYMMDNYGSLGDLNSPTEGKALNWEPELVWNVAEYPDASYAEAMDSLYLPITEVFDGRRIIDTKKLQYLYYTFDREGAARNSSNRKDFIKKNTVEIYPDTTVWVRDFNYSYNDPMHQDYFWHQAYNDYPVVGVTWEQAKGFCDFRTQKKNRFLANKKGGGKVPNFRLPTETEWEFAARGGLEYAKYPWGGPYTVTDRGCFMANFKPQRGDYAADGALYTMEAKSFTPNDYGLYNMAGNVSEWTDTAYDPASYYLGSTMNPNVNDSNNQRKVIRGGSWKDVAYFLEVSTRDYEYGDSARSYIGFRTVQDYMGVK
- the miaB gene encoding tRNA (N6-isopentenyl adenosine(37)-C2)-methylthiotransferase MiaB, which produces MSVEKIIEEDKQGQSLVMDAVKGNRKKLFIESYGCQMNMSDSEIVASILAKEGFNTTQQLEEADLVLVNTCSIRDNAEQTVRKRLQYYNSVKRKNPSMKVGVLGCMAERLKSKFLEEEKIVDLVVGPDAYRDLPNLVEEVEAGREAINVILSKEETYADVSPVRLQSNGVSAFVSITRGCDNMCTFCVVPFTRGRERSRDPKSIIEEIRDLNKKNFKEITLLGQNVDSYLWYGGGLKKDFKKASEIAQSTAVDFAQLLDLCATEFPKMRFRFSTSNPQDMSLEVLHVMAKHQNICKYIHLPVQSGSTRILERMNRQHTREEYMELVDNIHRILPDCSLSQDMITGFCGETEEDHQDTLSLMEYVKYDFGFMFAYSERPGTLAAKKFEDDIPLDVKKRRLAEVIALQQEHSHYRTKQHLGKVEEVLIEGTSKKNENEWKGRNTQNTVVVFPKEHYKMGDFVNVKIESCTSATLIGTAVGYSENN
- a CDS encoding formimidoylglutamase; this encodes MSFEFLNPVEEAVVAHSALLPNQSLGKRISIHSKQNGLPELKGVHIAIIGVEEGRRAEDNHGAGKDFSVIRKYLYQLFPGNWFSNIVDLGNIPQGEEEEDSYFALQEIIVYLVKNNIIPIIIGGGQDLTYANYRAYDSLEQTVNLTTVDTKFDLGHIEDEVSSTSFLNKIILDKPSNLFNYSNIGYQTYFNSQEEIDLLEKLYFDVYRLGEIANDVKIVEPVFRDTDVVSIDIGAIRRAEAPANNNAVPNGFYGETICAISRYAGISDKVSSFGIYEYNAKLDEKDQTAHLIAQMIWYFIEGYNFRTNEYPFTSKKDYKKYIVPIEDTTINFFKSNKSDRWWMEVEHPNNKTTKHTLIPCTYQDYLRAGNQVIPERWWKTFRKLN